From Arcticibacter tournemirensis, one genomic window encodes:
- a CDS encoding DUF4293 domain-containing protein: protein MLQRIQTLWLFLSTTMIFALFLFPFLQILSANGTAKAIKVTGVYENIGGQVVQSDGFIGLTIATVLLGLLPFVVIFFYADRKKQIKLCYLTIVLIIGFSFWLAQTAKGIIGDMTIELQNYGIGVILPCLAIFFIVLALRGIRRDEKLIKSADRLR from the coding sequence ATGCTACAAAGAATTCAAACCCTCTGGCTGTTTTTATCAACAACAATGATTTTTGCGTTGTTCCTGTTTCCTTTTTTACAAATATTGAGCGCCAATGGCACCGCGAAGGCAATAAAAGTTACCGGCGTGTATGAGAACATAGGGGGACAGGTTGTGCAGAGCGACGGTTTTATTGGCCTGACGATAGCGACGGTATTGCTGGGACTCCTTCCATTTGTAGTGATTTTCTTCTATGCCGACCGAAAGAAACAGATAAAGCTGTGTTATCTTACGATTGTATTGATCATTGGATTTAGCTTCTGGCTTGCTCAAACAGCTAAAGGTATAATAGGGGATATGACTATTGAGCTTCAGAATTACGGTATCGGAGTAATTTTACCGTGCTTAGCGATATTTTTTATTGTTTTGGCACTCAGGGGAATCAGACGCGATGAAAAATTGATCAAGTCTGCGGATCGTTTGAGATAG
- the truA gene encoding tRNA pseudouridine(38-40) synthase TruA, whose translation MSDKTRLFAELSYNGTGFHGWQVQPNAITVQEVLDKALSTILREEIETVGCGRTDTGVHAKQFYAHFDLSNPRPDLSGNPVFLSRLNSLLPPQIAVKQLLNMAPDAHARFDATLRSYEYHIHFQKDPFKQNLSWLLRDMPDIDPMNEAAAILLEYTDFSCFSKSNTQVFTNNCKISRAEWVNTADGLVFHISADRFLRNMVRAIVGSLMMVGKGLLKPADIHDIIESKNRSNAGSSVPACGLYLTEVRYPYFTH comes from the coding sequence GTGAGTGATAAAACCAGGCTTTTTGCAGAACTGTCATACAACGGCACCGGTTTCCATGGCTGGCAGGTACAACCAAACGCCATTACAGTGCAGGAGGTGTTAGACAAGGCTCTTTCTACGATATTGCGGGAGGAGATCGAAACGGTTGGTTGCGGCAGGACAGACACCGGAGTTCATGCGAAGCAATTTTACGCTCATTTTGACCTGAGTAATCCAAGGCCTGATCTGTCAGGAAACCCGGTTTTTCTTAGTCGCCTCAATTCCCTGCTTCCGCCTCAAATCGCTGTAAAGCAACTATTGAACATGGCTCCCGACGCGCATGCTCGTTTTGATGCGACCCTCCGTTCTTACGAATACCATATTCACTTTCAAAAAGATCCTTTTAAGCAAAACCTTTCGTGGCTGTTAAGGGACATGCCCGACATAGATCCCATGAATGAAGCAGCGGCAATCTTACTGGAGTATACTGATTTCAGTTGTTTCAGCAAGTCGAACACCCAGGTATTTACGAATAACTGCAAGATATCGAGGGCCGAATGGGTGAACACTGCCGATGGCCTTGTTTTTCATATTTCTGCCGACCGCTTTCTGAGAAATATGGTCAGGGCAATCGTTGGATCACTTATGATGGTGGGTAAAGGCCTACTGAAGCCTGCAGATATTCATGATATCATTGAAAGCAAAAATCGTTCGAATGCCGGTTCTTCCGTGCCCGCTTGCGGTTTGTACCTTACCGAAGTAAGATACCCCTATTTCACCCACTAA